A single window of Psychrobacter raelei DNA harbors:
- a CDS encoding GIY-YIG nuclease family protein, with the protein MTEMNCTTQNPQRQTKKYGGNRKPMTQEQYLAKAIKKHDSKFDYSKTVYRHSKDKIKITCPTHGDFEQTAESHLRSKHGCQECAKEATVKNNTLTGKDFVEKARVKHKAKYDYSKVKYIDSTTEVEIICPEHGSFFRTPNSHIHGGYGCNKCAGIPVYDTKHFIERAKEVHADSNYDYSNTEYKGAHELVEIICKKHGSFYQTPNQHLKPYGCPKCGIKKASGWKRSDFISRCDRNNDGKGTLYVIHCQKDNESFYKIGVTAQDIRRRFRNSREMPYTWEVIFEVEGAGDFIYDIEYRLHSLVKGYRYNPKIQFRGYTECFSTIKPIESLLKELAETDQLQLIA; encoded by the coding sequence ATGACTGAAATGAATTGTACTACTCAAAACCCGCAAAGACAAACTAAAAAATATGGCGGGAACAGAAAGCCAATGACTCAAGAGCAGTACTTGGCTAAAGCCATTAAAAAGCATGATAGTAAGTTTGATTACAGTAAGACCGTGTACCGCCATAGCAAGGATAAAATAAAAATAACCTGCCCTACGCATGGCGACTTCGAGCAAACCGCTGAAAGTCACCTACGCTCAAAGCACGGTTGCCAAGAGTGTGCGAAAGAGGCGACGGTAAAAAACAACACACTAACGGGAAAAGATTTTGTAGAAAAAGCTAGGGTTAAACATAAAGCAAAATATGACTACTCAAAAGTTAAATACATTGACAGCACCACAGAGGTAGAGATTATCTGCCCTGAACACGGTTCATTCTTCAGAACACCCAACAGCCACATACATGGCGGCTATGGCTGTAATAAATGTGCAGGAATACCGGTATACGATACCAAGCACTTTATAGAAAGAGCAAAAGAAGTTCATGCAGATTCTAACTACGATTACTCTAATACTGAGTATAAAGGTGCGCACGAGCTAGTTGAGATCATCTGTAAAAAACACGGATCTTTTTATCAAACTCCTAATCAGCACTTAAAACCTTATGGTTGCCCAAAATGCGGTATTAAAAAAGCATCAGGCTGGAAGAGAAGCGACTTTATCAGTCGATGTGATAGGAATAACGATGGCAAAGGAACTTTGTATGTTATTCATTGCCAAAAAGATAATGAATCATTTTATAAAATAGGTGTCACAGCTCAAGATATTAGGCGCCGTTTTAGAAATTCCCGAGAAATGCCTTACACTTGGGAAGTCATATTTGAAGTAGAAGGCGCTGGCGACTTTATTTACGATATCGAGTATCGGTTGCACAGTCTGGTTAAAGGGTATAGATACAATCCTAAAATACAATTTAGGGGTTATACTGAATGTTTTTCGACCATTAAACCAATAGAGTCGTTACTTAAAGAGCTTGCAGAAACAGACCAATTACAACTAATAGCGTAA
- a CDS encoding DUF7681 family protein has product MDNQHKKIKGYRDLTATEIAEMNQAKALAQQVGDFINNLEAQDIEHMIDKRWLNIARTDLQKGFMSLVRSIAKPDGF; this is encoded by the coding sequence ATGGATAATCAACACAAGAAGATAAAAGGCTACCGTGATTTAACAGCAACAGAAATCGCAGAGATGAATCAAGCCAAAGCTTTAGCGCAACAAGTCGGTGATTTTATCAATAATTTGGAAGCTCAAGATATTGAACATATGATTGATAAGCGTTGGTTGAACATAGCGCGTACAGATTTGCAAAAAGGTTTTATGTCATTAGTTAGAAGTATTGCTAAACCAGATGGCTTTTAG
- a CDS encoding HNH endonuclease, with translation MRNGPMRASHSFTSPTLATAWVFLYLELVLATPCRAPRCPNLTTRKDKGYCDEHKDRRSNWARHQQRHGSTTQRGYGHVWRKLRTQILQRDDYLCVSCRAAGRLVPATDVDHIAPKSQGGTDTPDNLQSLCKPCHRRKTANE, from the coding sequence ATGAGGAACGGTCCAATGAGGGCATCACACTCTTTTACTTCTCCCACGTTGGCAACAGCGTGGGTTTTTTTATATCTGGAGCTTGTGTTGGCTACACCATGCAGGGCGCCACGCTGTCCCAATCTAACAACACGCAAAGACAAAGGTTATTGTGATGAGCACAAAGATAGACGCAGCAACTGGGCTAGGCATCAACAACGACACGGGAGCACAACACAGCGTGGTTACGGACACGTATGGCGCAAACTTCGCACGCAGATACTTCAGCGCGATGATTATCTTTGCGTATCTTGTCGAGCAGCGGGCAGGCTTGTACCGGCCACTGACGTTGACCACATAGCGCCTAAGTCACAAGGTGGTACAGATACACCAGATAACCTGCAGTCGTTGTGTAAGCCGTGCCACAGACGCAAAACGGCCAATGAATAA
- a CDS encoding dATP/dGTP diphosphohydrolase domain-containing protein translates to MKHTGIKKGQIWRSKPVDSPLAYSVEVIGVYGNFVEFIVESNNRTEPLRTFREKFDFYAHKEFVVNRDSAQFWVKDEDDSLAAGLKVETRECPKCGIEYNGLEWLLMQTSKMCQICRYQEKIKNETKNHFAQALRQTVNESIQKKPISWSERWPEYFWTEKGDKAKGVKSDNNKRRYSLLPAGTINEVVDVLEFGSAKYADDNWQKVDNARTRYYNAALRHIDSWWSGEVKDDETGKHHLAHAICCLMFLMWFDLSAHKNTEKGK, encoded by the coding sequence ATGAAGCATACAGGCATTAAAAAAGGTCAGATTTGGAGAAGCAAACCAGTGGACAGTCCTTTGGCGTATTCGGTAGAGGTTATAGGTGTCTATGGTAATTTTGTCGAGTTTATTGTTGAGAGTAACAATCGAACAGAACCCCTCAGAACATTTAGAGAAAAGTTTGATTTTTATGCGCACAAGGAGTTTGTTGTTAACAGAGATAGTGCTCAGTTTTGGGTTAAAGACGAAGACGATAGTTTGGCGGCTGGATTAAAAGTTGAAACACGGGAGTGCCCTAAGTGCGGTATCGAGTATAACGGGCTTGAATGGCTACTGATGCAAACCAGCAAGATGTGTCAAATATGCCGATATCAGGAGAAGATAAAAAATGAAACAAAAAACCACTTTGCGCAGGCGCTTCGCCAAACTGTGAATGAATCTATACAGAAGAAACCCATAAGTTGGAGTGAGCGTTGGCCTGAATATTTTTGGACTGAAAAAGGAGATAAGGCGAAAGGCGTGAAGTCTGACAACAACAAAAGACGTTATAGCTTATTACCAGCCGGCACGATCAATGAAGTGGTTGATGTGCTCGAATTTGGTAGCGCCAAGTACGCTGATGACAACTGGCAGAAAGTGGATAATGCACGTACTAGATATTATAACGCTGCGTTACGTCATATCGACTCATGGTGGAGTGGCGAAGTTAAAGATGATGAGACTGGAAAACATCATTTGGCCCACGCTATTTGCTGCTTAATGTTTTTAATGTGGTTTGACTTGTCCGCACACAAGAATACAGAAAAGGGGAAGTAG
- a CDS encoding VRR-NUC domain-containing protein, with translation MRKARGLTEDQVQQVVLNWSRRQTYKSRPLFDYLHHSPNGGSRHSLEAAKFKRMGVKAGYPDLILDIAKGGYHGLRVELKRDKRSYLTKMQKERIQMLNDEGYLAVVAKGVDEAIETIQTYLNLKDKGEGLA, from the coding sequence ATGCGTAAAGCTAGGGGGTTAACAGAAGACCAAGTGCAACAAGTAGTGCTCAATTGGTCAAGACGGCAAACATACAAATCACGTCCCTTGTTTGATTATCTGCATCATTCCCCCAATGGGGGCAGCCGTCATTCTTTAGAGGCTGCTAAATTCAAACGTATGGGGGTTAAGGCGGGTTACCCAGACTTAATACTTGATATTGCTAAGGGTGGTTATCACGGGCTCAGAGTTGAGCTTAAACGAGACAAAAGAAGCTACCTAACAAAGATGCAAAAAGAGCGCATACAGATGCTCAATGATGAGGGGTATCTAGCGGTAGTAGCCAAAGGCGTAGATGAAGCCATCGAGACAATTCAGACGTATTTAAATCTTAAAGACAAAGGCGAGGGGCTGGCATGA
- a CDS encoding helix-turn-helix domain-containing protein: protein MGKSFNLNRSTKSPLDNFYTIFAAVRDSNGITTAGIESLTKLNRRTIERHVKRMAQEGLISCTPRRPSGYIYQIKSEE, encoded by the coding sequence GTGGGGAAGAGTTTTAACTTAAACCGTAGCACCAAATCACCGCTTGATAATTTCTACACTATTTTTGCGGCCGTACGTGATTCAAATGGAATAACAACCGCAGGGATTGAGTCCCTAACTAAGTTAAACCGCCGAACGATTGAACGCCATGTTAAACGGATGGCGCAAGAGGGGCTTATTAGCTGCACACCTCGCCGGCCAAGCGGCTATATCTATCAAATTAAATCAGAGGAATAA
- a CDS encoding replication protein gives MNTVYRQSPMREAGYTQIDNKIFDAQPFLSPAAFGVLLRMVRMIDGYGNTDKSLSNSFLQETCNISKNTVSKVVNELVDFGFLTAKRQQRKTTIYSLNYENIANFDPKKLGQNLASQNLASQNLTIRFPKFDQVGSQNLGSNKEKERKVIKEKYKEKNNKKEKPAEPDKSKKTNQFVKPSVNQIKSYFSELGRSDSQAIAERFFDYYESNGWKVGRSSMKNWQATCRNWNRNNKQTAAKQNTGNQNTGLNHAINQPANNQANEQPKKSSADIYAENLARDLAQQYPDEFANVPF, from the coding sequence ATGAATACGGTTTATAGGCAATCACCAATGAGAGAAGCAGGCTATACGCAGATTGATAACAAGATTTTTGACGCACAGCCATTCTTGTCGCCCGCTGCATTTGGGGTTCTTCTACGCATGGTGAGAATGATAGACGGTTATGGAAACACCGATAAATCTCTATCGAATAGCTTTTTACAAGAAACCTGCAATATCAGCAAAAATACGGTTTCAAAAGTAGTAAATGAGCTGGTTGATTTTGGCTTTTTAACTGCCAAAAGACAGCAAAGAAAGACAACAATTTACAGTCTAAATTATGAAAATATCGCCAATTTCGACCCCAAAAAACTAGGTCAAAATTTAGCATCCCAAAATTTAGCATCCCAAAATTTGACCATTAGATTCCCAAAATTTGACCAAGTTGGCTCCCAAAATTTGGGAAGTAATAAAGAAAAAGAAAGAAAAGTAATTAAAGAAAAGTATAAAGAAAAAAATAATAAAAAAGAAAAGCCAGCCGAGCCTGACAAATCCAAAAAAACAAATCAGTTTGTTAAGCCTAGTGTTAATCAGATTAAAAGTTATTTTTCTGAACTAGGTCGTAGTGATTCACAAGCAATTGCTGAAAGGTTTTTTGATTACTACGAATCGAACGGCTGGAAGGTTGGTAGATCATCGATGAAAAACTGGCAAGCAACTTGTCGCAACTGGAATCGAAATAACAAGCAGACCGCAGCTAAGCAAAACACAGGAAATCAGAACACAGGACTTAATCATGCAATCAATCAACCAGCTAACAACCAAGCTAACGAACAGCCAAAGAAATCAAGCGCAGACATCTACGCAGAGAACCTTGCCAGAGACCTTGCACAGCAGTACCCAGACGAATTCGCAAACGTGCCTTTCTAA
- a CDS encoding CII family transcriptional regulator has protein sequence MCHTPIYALSGELRETARENHRILLQRLADVGQKTVAEIVGVTESKMSRIKDTTEGKGDLELFASIAAVLGIKLTDRDAVYCDRDMDQAMATMLRTSVNSPDFIDIIFSGGDKK, from the coding sequence ATGTGCCATACCCCGATATATGCATTATCAGGTGAATTGCGTGAAACCGCACGAGAGAACCACCGCATTTTATTGCAGCGACTTGCAGATGTTGGACAAAAAACAGTTGCTGAGATTGTTGGTGTTACTGAAAGCAAGATGAGCCGTATTAAAGATACGACAGAAGGGAAGGGTGATCTTGAACTCTTTGCTTCAATTGCTGCCGTGCTCGGTATAAAACTGACAGATAGGGACGCCGTTTACTGTGACCGAGACATGGACCAGGCAATGGCCACTATGCTACGCACGAGCGTAAATAGCCCTGATTTTATCGACATTATTTTTAGTGGGGGAGATAAGAAGTAA
- a CDS encoding transcriptional regulator codes for MNIHIESLKRYVSELGSETEREEFAERCGTTLGHLRQIYYGNRTCDAGLAIEIEKNTNQAVMCEELRSDIDFAYLRNLSPQPEEA; via the coding sequence ATGAATATCCATATCGAAAGCTTAAAAAGATATGTAAGTGAGCTTGGTAGCGAGACGGAGCGCGAAGAATTTGCAGAGCGCTGCGGCACTACGCTTGGTCACTTACGACAAATCTATTACGGCAATCGCACTTGCGATGCAGGACTAGCAATTGAAATTGAAAAAAACACAAATCAGGCAGTTATGTGCGAAGAGCTTAGAAGTGATATTGACTTTGCTTATCTTCGTAACTTATCGCCACAACCAGAGGAGGCTTAA
- a CDS encoding LexA family protein: MSDTIQGLRKEKLIALLKEWKDSGKFSSVAAVCRHYPVDASYISQIKSGHRGFGEDAARKLEVALELPKFYFEPSDPTQAMKASNDGFANARRVTDKPIRYAPVLNFVQAGLFCQYHDDAIADEFEPIIGEGFGKNAYWVVLEGDSMQPDFESGELVLIDPDLQPNPADYVLAMRAGEKETTFKKWRPRGFDESTGKEYVQLIPSNPDYPIIDSRFVDFTICGVAVERKQRLR, translated from the coding sequence ATGAGCGATACAATACAAGGGCTTCGCAAAGAAAAGTTAATTGCGTTGCTTAAGGAATGGAAAGATAGCGGTAAATTTAGCTCAGTGGCAGCTGTATGCAGACATTACCCTGTTGATGCTAGCTACATATCTCAAATTAAGTCAGGCCACAGAGGGTTTGGAGAGGACGCTGCTAGAAAGCTAGAGGTAGCGCTAGAATTACCTAAATTTTACTTTGAACCTAGCGACCCAACTCAAGCCATGAAGGCAAGTAATGATGGGTTTGCTAATGCGAGGCGTGTTACTGACAAGCCTATTCGCTACGCCCCCGTTCTTAATTTTGTGCAAGCTGGTTTGTTTTGCCAATATCACGATGATGCTATCGCTGACGAGTTTGAACCTATTATTGGCGAGGGATTTGGTAAAAATGCTTACTGGGTGGTGTTAGAGGGTGATAGCATGCAGCCTGACTTTGAGTCTGGAGAGTTAGTGCTGATTGATCCGGACTTGCAGCCCAACCCTGCTGACTACGTACTAGCCATGAGGGCTGGCGAAAAAGAAACCACTTTTAAAAAATGGCGCCCACGTGGTTTTGATGAAAGCACCGGTAAAGAGTATGTGCAACTAATTCCGTCTAACCCCGACTACCCAATTATAGACAGTCGGTTTGTCGATTTTACTATTTGCGGGGTGGCTGTTGAGAGAAAGCAGCGACTTAGGTAG
- a CDS encoding lambda-exonuclease family protein: MSNLAILESFKKYASNLALSTKNMSREEWLTARQTGIGGSDISAIMGVNPYATAYDVYVSKTQPVEDTAGEPAYWGTTLEPVVATEFAKRNDLKTQNVNFMMRHPVHKFAVANIDRAVINPEISGNVRFKDGKLTTDTILEIKTASEYVAKDWGDEESDQVPDQYMCQAQWYMGVTDTQVCYMAVLIGGNKYRQYRIERNQELIDVLFEVAEDFWVNNVLAGVAPEATTLQNAKNKYPTHNPDTVVDVNIDSEGAKVFNEYVELKEAEKLLKKQIEAAQTKLICTIGDNEALAIDGDIAVTYKAQVSNRFDSNSFKKDMPELAAKYVKQSASRVMRVK, translated from the coding sequence ATGAGTAATTTAGCAATCTTAGAAAGCTTTAAAAAGTACGCATCAAACCTTGCGCTTAGCACCAAAAACATGAGCCGTGAAGAATGGCTAACGGCTCGTCAAACCGGTATCGGTGGCTCTGATATCAGCGCAATCATGGGTGTTAACCCCTACGCTACCGCTTACGATGTTTATGTCAGCAAAACGCAGCCGGTTGAAGATACCGCCGGCGAACCTGCTTACTGGGGCACCACCTTAGAACCAGTAGTCGCTACCGAATTCGCCAAGCGTAACGACCTTAAAACCCAAAACGTTAACTTCATGATGCGTCATCCGGTCCATAAATTTGCAGTTGCCAACATTGACCGCGCTGTTATCAATCCAGAGATTAGCGGCAACGTTAGGTTTAAAGACGGCAAGCTTACTACCGATACTATCTTAGAGATTAAGACAGCATCTGAGTACGTCGCTAAAGACTGGGGTGATGAAGAGTCTGATCAAGTACCTGATCAGTATATGTGTCAAGCACAGTGGTATATGGGCGTGACTGATACCCAAGTTTGCTACATGGCCGTGTTAATCGGTGGTAACAAGTACCGTCAGTATCGCATCGAGCGCAATCAAGAGTTAATCGATGTGCTGTTTGAAGTGGCCGAAGACTTTTGGGTTAACAATGTTTTGGCTGGGGTGGCACCTGAAGCGACTACTCTACAGAACGCTAAGAATAAGTACCCCACTCACAACCCTGATACTGTGGTTGATGTGAATATTGATAGCGAAGGAGCCAAAGTCTTTAACGAATACGTTGAGCTTAAAGAAGCTGAAAAGCTACTTAAAAAGCAGATTGAAGCCGCTCAAACCAAGCTTATTTGCACGATTGGTGACAATGAAGCCTTGGCAATCGATGGTGATATTGCAGTGACATATAAGGCTCAGGTCAGTAATCGATTTGATAGCAATAGCTTTAAAAAAGATATGCCTGAACTTGCTGCCAAGTACGTCAAACAGTCAGCCAGCCGTGTGATGAGGGTTAAGTGA
- a CDS encoding transcriptional regulator codes for MNNLPQQTQSSGFINPQNYQEAWQFSEMLAASEMVPKNFKGKPADILIAMQMGSEIGLKPLQSLQNIAVVNGRPTIWGDAVVAICQSSGMLEDITEEVTDEYATVTVKRIGQEPHSVTFSMQDAKKAGLAGKQGPWTQYPKRMMKNRARAYALRDKFADVLSGFGITEEEKDRAIDVTPAKPVKTKNAGASALLERVKAKAAIVEAPAIEYFDTTQLINLIGQAEDLEQINGIGKEIKAMSEDADINIKNDDLAALRKTWKDKKLELEYANLMNNIKSCQSLDDVERMRGVIEDKSGDFAQPDLQLLSDTLDMIAEEIGAEG; via the coding sequence ATGAATAACTTACCTCAACAAACTCAATCATCTGGTTTTATCAATCCTCAAAACTATCAAGAAGCCTGGCAGTTTAGCGAAATGTTAGCAGCATCTGAAATGGTGCCCAAGAACTTCAAAGGTAAACCGGCTGATATTTTAATCGCCATGCAGATGGGTAGCGAGATTGGCTTAAAACCCCTGCAATCACTTCAAAACATCGCTGTAGTTAATGGCCGTCCTACCATCTGGGGTGATGCTGTTGTGGCCATCTGCCAAAGCTCAGGAATGCTTGAAGATATCACTGAAGAAGTCACCGATGAATATGCAACGGTCACTGTTAAGCGAATTGGCCAAGAGCCACACAGCGTAACTTTTAGTATGCAAGACGCTAAAAAAGCAGGGTTGGCTGGGAAACAAGGTCCCTGGACTCAGTACCCCAAGCGCATGATGAAAAACCGTGCACGTGCTTACGCTCTACGTGACAAGTTCGCTGACGTGCTAAGTGGCTTTGGCATCACTGAAGAAGAGAAAGATCGTGCGATTGACGTTACTCCAGCCAAGCCGGTTAAGACCAAAAACGCCGGTGCCTCTGCCCTACTTGAGCGTGTCAAAGCAAAGGCGGCAATAGTTGAAGCACCGGCTATTGAGTACTTTGATACCACTCAATTAATCAACCTCATTGGCCAAGCTGAGGACTTAGAGCAAATTAATGGTATCGGCAAAGAAATTAAAGCCATGTCTGAAGATGCAGATATCAACATCAAAAATGATGACTTGGCAGCTCTACGTAAAACTTGGAAAGATAAAAAGCTGGAGCTTGAGTACGCCAATCTTATGAATAACATCAAATCATGCCAGTCGTTAGATGATGTTGAGCGTATGCGCGGTGTAATTGAAGACAAGTCTGGTGACTTTGCACAGCCTGATTTACAGCTACTTAGCGACACGCTAGACATGATCGCTGAAGAAATTGGTGCTGAGGGTTAA
- a CDS encoding DUF551 domain-containing protein, whose translation MNNWISVKDRLPDMHKRVLIKGDATYVAGRAPTSNQNDDWGIKGDWYWSIVSDFWIDAHMITHWQPLPEPPRGDSCE comes from the coding sequence ATGAACAACTGGATTAGTGTCAAAGACAGGTTGCCTGATATGCACAAAAGAGTATTAATCAAAGGTGATGCTACTTATGTAGCAGGCAGAGCACCGACAAGCAATCAAAACGACGACTGGGGCATAAAAGGTGATTGGTACTGGTCTATTGTCAGTGACTTTTGGATTGATGCTCACATGATAACCCACTGGCAACCACTACCTGAACCACCACGAGGAGATAGTTGTGAATAG